AGCATATCCAAGCTGTGAGTGAAAGCTCGAGATACGTATTTAGTGTGAATGTCTGAAAGAATTGAGCACGAAGTTAATTAATGTTAATATGTTATGTTATGTTGAAGAGATCTATCAATATTTCATGTTAATTAATGAGGAAAAACCTTACTTGCAAAATGGAAAAACAAGCCCAACTGAAGCAAGCACTTAATATTATTCCCCCACCCATAATTGAATGATGATGTGAATCTGTCCCACCAGTACCTCTTTGTTGTTCGTGGttggattttgcttttgtttgcaTCAATTCAAATCTAGGACCTTTTATGAATGTCATAATCATTGCCCCTCCTACTATTACTATAGTCCCTACAATCTTGGCATAGGTTTGCTTGCTTTTGAAATTTAAGTTTTCAAGCCTAGTCAGAGATAAATCAACATTTTACGCTTAGATAAAGAATTCCATGGGCATCTAATAGAATTTAGATTGAGAGTtaccataaaattttaaaaaaaaagttagaaaagaagTTAAATTAGATTCTATAGGTTTTTtgagattaaaaagaaaaagaaaaatatcagcCTAGAAAGGACTACTACAAATTTAATTACCTCACTAATCAAGCTAATATGAATGTCATGGCGAGAAGAGCATTGATCATTGTGGCTACAATTCTGGCTGTTGTATATTTCATTCCAAGCACGAACATGTTCATACCAAATATCGGCCTGCCACAACAACATATAATTAAGATGTTAATGTTTTGtacataatatttaaaaaaattactcgAAGAATACTTGCTCCAGTAAAGCGAGCACAACCAgtttagcaaaaattgaaaacGTCATGGGTACCCTTCTTTTTCTGCAAGATATAGGAAGacaaatttgttaataaaatcaCCCTAAGGGGGCATTTGGTTCGCTGTGATGTGCCTTTGATGTGATGCACATTACGATAATGTAACATTaaggtttttggtttattttattttttataacgttactataatctaaaattacaaaatatatcacatcatctTAATCTCACCAGCTTCCTAAACAATGTAATATTGTATTCTTGTAATGAGATTATATTAATGCAAGATtacaataatgtaatattatgaTGTAATGTAACATCACAACGAACTAAACAATCCCTAAGTGTAGAAGTGTGTGTTCAAGGAAAGAGACAAGAGAAATTCACCTATCAATAATCATAGCAAAAGGTGCAATGACCAAAGTAGCCAATATGTGTTCATAGGCATTGAGCACAAAGATGCTCATGTCATAGTTAAGTGCAGCTTTGTATACTATATCCATCCCTGCATACAAGCATTGCAAGAATAAGACCCTAATGTAAGCTTTTAGATTACATATGATCTTCATCTTGATAACTCTCTcaggttttctctctcaaaaaaaaaaaaatatatatatatatatatatatatatatattttatcgtTTTTGCTAGACTCACGGTCTCTAGTCTCTACCCCTTAATATAAGAAACAATCTTTTGATAGACAAAGACACACGCAGGGGTAGAGGGGGGAGGATTTTTGAAAGACTTACAATACAACACACAGTCAAAAAGACCTAATTAATACAAGAAACTttaaaaatgtttcaaatttcttattctttactGACAATTGGCATCCATGCCACTTTAACACCCATTTACAGATTAGTGTTTATTAATACTGTAATATGGTAAGTAATGTTAggataacctttttttttttttttttttttttttttttttgagaaagaaaaacacacacaaaggagAAGGAAATGAGTTCTAATTGATGTAGATTTGGATGGTAGTAGacccaaaaaatttctttaggGGACCAAAGAATATCCTACACATACAAAATTATGTTTGTAACATGATTTAACAAATGTTGttttcttctatatatatatatatatatatatataacattaataaatataaaagattttGAACTCCTAaccataaaatcaaaatttattatttcttctaaaaggaaaaaaaaataatgtttttattaaaatatttatttatgagtttatttatatatttctataataTGCTGTgagcaaaacttaggtacaatacttaggtGTCGTTTCTTAGGTTCCCTTCTTAAGATTCTaccatttgaattttttctcatggttttttctcatgggatggaagtgtattttttagttaagtagccacatgactGAATATTAAGATGAAAACTTAAGGAAAAATATGTAAGGTACTGTACTTAAATTTTATCCATATGCTATTATATAGTATAAGAGTAATTAGATGAAATAAATAGtgcattaataatatataaaagtttatatttttatgaaatacattaaATGCACTTAGAGTTAATTACTTATTTATGGtacaaaagtaattaattttttgaaaaacaaacatactcacacaagggagagggaaaggggtaGGAGAGATTTTGAAAAGTCACCCCCCAAACTAGATTcaggtttttgttttatttatttatttaaatagaaataataaCAACGTGCTGTTATTCTTGTAACTCGAACATTTTCTCCCTAAACCCCCaacactacaagaaaaacgAGCTATTGCGGCGAGTGTGAAAACTGCCGCTATGTATCGCCTATTGCGGTGCGTTTTTAGCTCGTCGCTGTACATGAGATTTATTGCAGGTGTTACATTGGCCTACCATAATAGTTCTAGTATTTTGCGGCGTACTATAACGGCAGACCAATGACTTGCTGCAATAGACCTATTTAGCGGCGTGTCAATGACCCACCGCAATAGACCCTTAAATTGCCCCCACCTAGTCCTAAATTTaccctttgtttttttgtccCTTTTCATTTTTAGCCATTTTATTAGTCTcccacacacactctctctctctcagacacTGCGAAAATCTCTTCATTGTCTCCCATCTCAGCCAAAACTCATCTCAGTCTCCAAACCCCACCGCAACAACCCAACATACTCCCACCTCTTCTGCGCCAAATACGTCCCTTTCAATCATCTCACCAAACCTCCGACGAGTCCTACTCCGTCGACAAAATCGTGTACCGCTCTCAATCTGGTGGGCTGCTCGACGTCCAGCACGATATCGTCGCTCTCTAAATCGCGTAGCCGTAGCTCCGAAGGTCagtcttctctttccttttcttcagatttgtgtgtgtttctttCGAAGCTGTTTTGattcattttgattttctatttctctGTTTCATTTCTAGGGTTTCATTCACGGTCTTGTTTGGTAgtgctttattatttttatttttatttaaatgaaattgggTTGCCTTTTTCTAATTCAGTTACAAAAGAAATGCAATTTTATAGTGCGAatattttatgggtttgattcaTGTTTTGAAGTGAAAATGTCCTCTCTGTCACCTTTGtgatttatttaaaaacttaaatttttctAAACATGTTGTTTTGTACATTACAAATTAGCGTATTTTTGTGCAAGGATTATAGATTGTGTTTTCTTTTGgacttattttcaattttttcgtttttatttaaataaaattgggttcaaaaaagaaaaaattttcaggAAATTTTACTAATTCGGGTACACAAAGAAATGCAATTGTATAGTGTTAATTATTGATGGGTTTGATTCCTGTTGTAAAGCGGGTAACATGTCCTCTCTGTCCCCTTTGTGATTAACAGCAAGCTTAAATTTCTGATGATTGGATTTATACCTTTCAAAATTGAGTAATTTTGAGGTTCATCGTTCTTTTTGTATTTGAATTCTATGCACAAAGAAatgtaattttctattttaatttgttgatgGGCTTGATTTATGTTGTAAGGTGTATTAAAATGTCCTCTCCACCCTTTTCAAGATTCAAACATAAAATTTCTTGTaatttgttctatatttttcaaatttgagtaTTTTTGTGTGAGGATTATAGATTAAGTTAGCAGACCATGATTGAAGAGACTAATTTCAGTGAATTCTGAGGTTTTGTGTCTTTTTGATTCCTTTAATggtcttccttttttttgggggggcgTTTAATTTGTTGCTTTTGAAACCACaaagtttattttgttttgaccaATTAGTGTCATTGGGTTGGTTTCttgtatgattttgttttttagtctGATAAGTTTAGCAGTATTTAGGCAATGAACTCTAGCTCAAATGATGTCTCTTTTACTTGCAAAAGGAAGGTAGGGAATGAGGTCGTGGGTTCGAGATCTAGTATATGCATGTGTTGTCAAAAAAGTTTACTAATATTCGGTTCATGGGTAGAAAGATAGGCTTGATACTCCAAATTGAAGCTTGACCTTGTTTTGTCCCATCAACCTTGATCACCCATTTTCTCTTCTCTGTTGCTCTTTGCCTGATAAAATTTGCCAATCTGCTACTGCTGTTGATTAGGTGGAAGGTTTGAATATTCGGTGCTGTCATATGAGAACTAATGGTTAAACATTGTAGCAAGTTACATATTTTCTATATGGATCAAAAGTCTCAAGATAAATGATATGACTGctagctttttttttaagtctattTAAATATCCACTTTAACTCATCCATTACCATTACTTCTTGAGGGGATGGAAAAGTTTCTTTTTAATGGGTTTATATTTTAGCTATTGCTTTCATATCCACTATGTTCTGTTTTTTCATACAATTTAAAGAGAATTCACTATAAATAGCAGAATGGCAGATTTATCATacaacttgaattttttttttttcctttcatatttCATGTTAAGGAGTTCATCCTTTTTGGTTTAGCAGATTTATAGAGTATACCTTTGGAAGTaattatttttccctttgaaCCAATTTGTAGGATGGGATGAAGGTGTGCTGGGAATGCAATTGGGAGAAGTTGCTCGTCTGCGGGTAATAATCAATTTGTGTGCTACTTTTACTAtttcaaatttctatttttttgcaCATCAAATGGAATCTACAAATGGAAAAGTAAAAATTGAGTCAAATAGTTGTATGAGCAACTGCTAAGGTGAGTTCAATAGCAACTTAGTGTTGAGTCATTTATTcctatttttgtatttagggaGATAACTACTGATAGGTAATTGGCTTATTGATAATTGAAGGCCTTTAAAGTATTTAGGAGGTTGTTTTGTTcatgtataatatatatgtagggCTATAGTCTGCACTCCATGAAATCAATTCCTAcaatcatttttacaaaatatctaTGCATAATAGGTGGAATCTAAACCCATATGTATGCTAATCCAGACCAATGCCTATTATTCTTGAAGGCGATTGAATCACAAGGCTGTTTTGTGTATCGATTTTATTTTGGTGACAATgcgatttctttttttttttttttgataaataacgtaagaatattattaataatagaaaGATTGCCAAACCAAGTACATTAGGGATGTACTATGGGGGCACAAATtaggaaacaaaagaaaaacggtcaagaaaaaaagaaaatgaataacaagaaaaatgagaaaagaccACACTCCATTCAAAGAGAGTGTgtaagaaaaaagacttaatctcCAACAAAGAATGTTCACAATCCTCAAAGCTTCTAGTATTCCTTTCATGCCAAATGCACCAAATCAAGCAATGAGGCACTAATTTCCACACATCAATGTGACGATAGCGCCCAAGCTTTCCTTGCCAAGCCTCAACT
The sequence above is drawn from the Quercus lobata isolate SW786 chromosome 12, ValleyOak3.0 Primary Assembly, whole genome shotgun sequence genome and encodes:
- the LOC115970179 gene encoding WAT1-related protein At2g39510-like, translated to MDIVYKAALNYDMSIFVLNAYEHILATLVIAPFAMIIDRKRRVPMTFSIFAKLVVLALLEQADIWYEHVRAWNEIYNSQNCSHNDQCSSRHDIHISLISETFTLNTYLELSLTAWICFFGAIGNVIVALVIKKDKAAWAIHWDVKLLAVLYGVGI
- the LOC115970180 gene encoding uncharacterized protein LOC115970180; the encoded protein is MTHRNRPLNCPHLVLNLPFVFLSLFIFSHFISLPHTLSLSQTLRKSLHCLPSQPKLISVSKPHRNNPTYSHLFCAKYVPFNHLTKPPTSPTPSTKSCTALNLVGCSTSSTISSLSKSRSRSSEGWDEGVLGMQLGEVARLRDVPSAQQSPALQKLSAASHQQSSL